A DNA window from Paramormyrops kingsleyae isolate MSU_618 chromosome 10, PKINGS_0.4, whole genome shotgun sequence contains the following coding sequences:
- the LOC111835034 gene encoding RNA-binding motif protein, X chromosome-like isoform X1, translated as MAEADRPGKLFIGGLNTETSEKALQQCFGKYGRIVEIILMKDRETNKSRGFAFITFERPSDAKDAVKEMNGKSLDGKPIKVAQATKPQFESGLRRGYGFRGAHGGPPAMRAPPPRGLPSREPLTLKRSSPIRNGGPPPKRMAFSGPMSRPPMSRDRDSYGPPPPRRDPMMSRRDEYPSPREDHYSSRDSYSSRDYLSSRDSRDYGPPTRDYPYRDSPHSSSRDEYGSMSRGYSERESYGGAREPRTYMDRPSASSYRDPYDGYGNSRSAPSSRAPPPSYSGNGGGSRYDDYGSGSRNGYSGRDSYASGRADPYSTSRGERMARQERGPDPHVERGYPPRDVYGGSSRGAPRGGSRGGIRPDRGMTGSRY; from the exons ATGGCAGAGGCTGATCGACCGGGAAAGCTTTTCATCGGTGGGCTGAACACCGAAACGAGCGAGAAGGCCCTTCAACAGTGTTTCGGCAAATACGGCAGAATAGTGGAAA TAATCCTAATGAAGGATCGGGAAACGAACAAATCCAGAGGGTTTGCGTTTATAACTTTCGAGAGACCTTCAGATGCAAAGGATGCTGTCAAGGAAATGAATGGGAAG TCCCTTGACGGTAAGCCAATCAAAGTGGCACAAGCAACGAAACCGCAGTTTGAGTCAGGGCTGCGCCGTGGCTACGGCTTCAGAGGAGCCCATGGAGGCCCCCCGGCGatgagggccccccccccgagaG ggtTACCCTCTCGAGAACCTCTAACACTAAAGAGAAGTTCCCCAATTCGGAATGGAGGTCCCCCACCCAAACGAATGGCATTCTCAGGACCAATGAGCAGGC CTCCCATGTCCCGAGACCGTGATTCTTATGGACCTCCACCTCCTCGCCGGGACCCCATGATGTCCAGGAGAGATGAGTACCCATCCCCTCGGGAAGATCATTACAGCAGCAgagacag CTACTCCAGCCGTGACTACTTGAGCTCCAGGGATTCCAGAGATTACGGTCCTCCGACCCGGGATTACCCGTACCGTGATTCCCCACATTCCAGCTCGCGGGACGAGTATGGATCTATGTCACGAGGCTACAG TGAGCGTGAAAGCTACGGCGGAGCCCGTGAGCCCAGGACTTACATGGACCGCCCTAGTGCCAGCTCGTACAGGGACCCCTACGATGGATATG GTAACTCTCGCAGCGCCCCATCCTCAAGGGCCCCCCCTCCATCCTACAGTGGGAATGGTGGAGGCAGTCGCTATGACGACTATGGCAGCGGGTCCCGGAATGGATACAGTGGTCGTGACAGTTATGCCAGCGGGCGGGCCGACCCATACTCCACTAGCCGCGGTGAGCGAATGGCCCGGCAAGAGAGGGGGCCCGACCCTCACGTCGAGAGAGGCTACCCTCCTCGTGACGTTTATGGTGGCTCGAGCCGTGGGGCGCCCCGTGGCGGTAGCCGGGGGGGCATCCGGCCCGATCGAGGAATGACTGGCAGCAGATACTGA
- the LOC111835034 gene encoding RNA-binding motif protein, X chromosome-like isoform X2 codes for MAEADRPGKLFIGGLNTETSEKALQQCFGKYGRIVEIILMKDRETNKSRGFAFITFERPSDAKDAVKEMNGKSLDGKPIKVAQATKPQFESGLRRGYGFRGAHGGPPAMRAPPPRGLPSREPLTLKRSSPIRNGGPPPKRMAFSGPMSRPPMSRDRDSYGPPPPRRDPMMSRRDEYPSPREDHYSSRDSYSSRDYLSSRDSRDYGPPTRDYPYRDSPHSSSRDEYGSMSRGYSERESYGGAREPRTYMDRPSASSYRDPYDGYG; via the exons ATGGCAGAGGCTGATCGACCGGGAAAGCTTTTCATCGGTGGGCTGAACACCGAAACGAGCGAGAAGGCCCTTCAACAGTGTTTCGGCAAATACGGCAGAATAGTGGAAA TAATCCTAATGAAGGATCGGGAAACGAACAAATCCAGAGGGTTTGCGTTTATAACTTTCGAGAGACCTTCAGATGCAAAGGATGCTGTCAAGGAAATGAATGGGAAG TCCCTTGACGGTAAGCCAATCAAAGTGGCACAAGCAACGAAACCGCAGTTTGAGTCAGGGCTGCGCCGTGGCTACGGCTTCAGAGGAGCCCATGGAGGCCCCCCGGCGatgagggccccccccccgagaG ggtTACCCTCTCGAGAACCTCTAACACTAAAGAGAAGTTCCCCAATTCGGAATGGAGGTCCCCCACCCAAACGAATGGCATTCTCAGGACCAATGAGCAGGC CTCCCATGTCCCGAGACCGTGATTCTTATGGACCTCCACCTCCTCGCCGGGACCCCATGATGTCCAGGAGAGATGAGTACCCATCCCCTCGGGAAGATCATTACAGCAGCAgagacag CTACTCCAGCCGTGACTACTTGAGCTCCAGGGATTCCAGAGATTACGGTCCTCCGACCCGGGATTACCCGTACCGTGATTCCCCACATTCCAGCTCGCGGGACGAGTATGGATCTATGTCACGAGGCTACAG TGAGCGTGAAAGCTACGGCGGAGCCCGTGAGCCCAGGACTTACATGGACCGCCCTAGTGCCAGCTCGTACAGGGACCCCTACGATGGATATG GATAA